Proteins encoded within one genomic window of Pantanalinema sp.:
- a CDS encoding AAA family ATPase codes for MAPLRTLLLGIDAQRDPLRPALKDPQLADLVGEAPTLAEGVGAAIALKPDLVVIAYMGDLEATIRGVDGILAANPLATTILVGAVLDARELGLAMQAGIREVVPDPGGLAEAVQRAHVFLSRLRGARTASESARARVGKIIVVHSPKGGAGKSTLAANLSLTLAMEAADEVALVDLAPQFGEVDLLFNLKPQAHFSDIARLGGRAEPETIAQALMSHASGLKVLASAPTPEDGELIDRAAVDGVLGRLKERFAFTVVDTAPVLSEPIVRALELADRIVVPFFPDLASLRHVQQSLKLWLDLGIDLDKVELVGWSQKSEVDAEAIARVLRRQLASQLPYVPDEALCAVNAGTPMVALAPKGAFAKAMKVFAARYLDRPQTALVEVKPASKLSELFARIRRMIDVPAQPT; via the coding sequence ATGGCCCCCCTTCGTACCCTGCTGCTCGGCATCGACGCCCAGCGCGATCCGCTACGCCCCGCCCTCAAGGACCCGCAGCTCGCCGATCTCGTCGGCGAGGCCCCGACCCTCGCCGAGGGGGTCGGGGCGGCGATCGCGCTGAAACCGGACCTGGTGGTGATCGCCTACATGGGCGACCTGGAGGCGACCATCCGCGGGGTCGACGGGATCCTGGCGGCCAATCCGCTCGCCACCACGATCCTGGTGGGCGCCGTGCTCGACGCGCGCGAGCTGGGTCTCGCGATGCAGGCGGGCATCCGGGAGGTCGTCCCCGACCCCGGAGGCCTCGCCGAGGCCGTCCAGCGCGCCCACGTCTTCCTCTCTCGCCTCAGAGGCGCCCGCACCGCGAGCGAGAGCGCCCGCGCCAGGGTCGGCAAGATCATCGTCGTCCACTCGCCCAAGGGCGGCGCCGGCAAGTCCACGCTTGCGGCCAACCTCTCGCTGACGCTCGCCATGGAGGCCGCCGACGAGGTGGCGCTGGTGGATCTCGCCCCCCAGTTCGGCGAGGTGGACCTGCTCTTCAACCTCAAGCCCCAGGCCCACTTCTCGGACATCGCGCGGCTCGGAGGCCGCGCCGAGCCCGAGACGATCGCCCAGGCCCTGATGAGCCACGCGAGCGGGCTCAAGGTGCTCGCGAGCGCCCCCACCCCCGAGGACGGAGAGCTGATCGACCGCGCGGCGGTCGACGGGGTGCTCGGCAGGCTCAAGGAGCGCTTCGCCTTCACGGTGGTGGACACCGCCCCGGTCCTCTCCGAGCCCATCGTGCGGGCGCTCGAGCTCGCCGACCGGATCGTCGTGCCCTTCTTCCCCGATCTGGCCAGCCTGCGCCACGTGCAGCAGAGCCTCAAGCTGTGGCTCGATCTGGGCATCGACCTGGACAAGGTGGAGCTGGTCGGTTGGAGCCAGAAGAGCGAGGTGGACGCCGAGGCGATCGCCCGCGTCCTGCGCCGGCAGCTTGCCAGCCAGTTGCCCTACGTGCCCGACGAGGCGCTCTGCGCCGTCAACGCAGGCACCCCCATGGTGGCGCTCGCGCCGAAGGGGGCCTTCGCCAAGGCCATGAAGGTCTTCGCCGCGCGCTACCTGGACAGGCCGCAGACGGCCCTGGTCGAGGTAAAGCCCGCAAGCAAGCTGAGCGAGCTCTTCGCCCGTATCCGGAGGATGATCGATGTTCCTGCGCAACCGACTTAA